One part of the Pecten maximus chromosome 9, xPecMax1.1, whole genome shotgun sequence genome encodes these proteins:
- the LOC117334035 gene encoding homeobox protein ESX1-like — MALLPIDPMPPIPPIPPIPPIPPIPPIPPIPPVAPMEPIPPMEPIPPMEPIPPIELIPPIELIPPIEVIPPVDPIPPIELIPPIPPIPPIELIPPIPPIPPIELIPPIELIPPVDPIPPIELIPPIEPMPPIPLIPPIELIPPPKGYDE, encoded by the coding sequence ATGGCACTGCTGCCCATTGATCCCATGCCTCCCATACCTCCCATACCTCCCATTCCGCCCATTCCGCCCATTCCTCCCATACCGCCCATTCCTCCGGTAGCACCCATGGAGCCCATACCTCCCATGGAACCCATACCTCCCATGGAACCCATACCTCCCATAGAACTCATACCTCCCATAGAACTCATACCTCCCATAGAGGTCATACCGCCAGTAGATCCCATACCTCCCATAGAGCTCATACCGCCCATTCCTCCCATACCTCCCATAGAGCTCATACCGCCCATACCACCCATACCTCCCATAGAACTCATACCTCCCATAGAGCTCATACCGCCTGTAGATCCCATACCTCCCATAGAACTCATACCTCCCATTGAGCCCATGCCTCCCATACCGCTCATACCTCCCATAGAGCTCATACCACCACCAAAGGGATATGACGAGTAG
- the LOC117334036 gene encoding glycine-rich cell wall structural protein-like, with protein sequence MVDSKVALSDLVDKNIRPIAMTSIPEDRKFLLNNRFSSHIPVHATLPNMQETVYQQVYELPQTLPGQQEIFQQVPNFQKIMQTSKQNTKIILPSNPMPPPIPQMPLPIPQMPLPIPQMPPPFPQMPPPIPHMPPPIPQSQRSPTQVHNNFFIKSSSDMSGVQKAGATGSSDARSSSQSSPVQKQGGLRALLESTGSGFTGVPATGMQGGGIGVGIGGGGGGGGGAGGGVSGSFPIGGFGGKFPGVVPGNGILFAGGGGGGGGGGGGGGGSNGFTGFRRGFGTGVSVAVGGGGGGGGGGGGGGGGGGGGGGGGGGVTFPIGFSGGKRWGRNGGNTGLMRGGKLSFHMNGYTPKGFMFGGGAHGGTNQWNIGGGRGRGMSDRGVYYLNNGMYTGYGRDIGYDGWQSYSGRFGTGGHDRFTGGGFGINRGPFNTNMQHTGFGINNGFRGNRQFTGRGMNGGFPNWSSSTSTAFNRGSTTGFQGGSGGRQTTGGKQSNTGIFNSNNILTNLLTYKALSQMLDSGAEKAEGGSGGNTLILKALLGGSRGSGFGSSGMGGGGSWGSSGGSGGSGSSGSWSSGMSGSGSSAFGSSGWSFGRKHGTSGGGGGSFSSGGWNASAYSGDNDDDDRK encoded by the exons ATGGTAGATTCCAAGGTGGCACTGTCGG ACTTAGTCGACAAAAACATCCGACCCATAGCAATGACGTCTATTCCTGAAGACAGAAAATTTCTATTAAACAATAGATTCAGTTCCCATATACCGGTTCACGCGACGCTACCAAATATGCAAGAGACCGTCTACCAGCAGGTATATGAACTACCTCAAACTCTCCCGGGGCAACAGGAAATATTTCAACAGGTCCCTAACTTTCAAAAAATAATGCAAACGAGCAAACAGAATACAAAAATCATTTTACCCTCAAATCCAATGCCGCCGCCAATTCCACAAATGCCACTGCCAATTCCACAGATGCCACTGCCAATTCCACAGATGCCACCACCGTTTCCACAAATGCCGCCACCGATTCCACATATGCCGCCGCCGATTCCACAGTCTCAACGCAGTCCGACTCAAGTTCATAACAACTTTTTCATCAAAAGTAGTAGTGATATGAGTGGAGTACAAAAAGCTGGCGCAACCGGAAGTTCTGACGCGAGAAGTAGTTCCCAAAGTTCACCAGTTCAGAAGCAAGGAGGTCTGCGAGCTTTGTTGGAATCAACGGGGAGTGGATTTACAGGTGTGCCCGCTACTGGAATGCAGGGTGGCGGAATTGGTGTTGGTATCGGTGGCGGTGGCGGCGGTGGTGGTGGAGCTGGAGGCGGAGTTTCTGGAAGCTTCCCCATAGGAGGATTTGGCGGAAAATTTCCCGGAGTTGTACCTGGAAACGGGATCCTTTTTGCTGGTGGTGGTGGCGGTGGAGGTGGTGGTGGAGGCGGCGGCGGTGGTAGCAATGGTTTCACAGGATTCCGTCGAGGTTTCGGTACTGGTGTCAGTGTTGCTGtaggtggtggtggtggaggTGGTGGTGGAGGTGGAGGCGGAGGCGGAGGTGGTGGCGGAGGCGGTGGAGGTGGAGGAGGTGTAACGTTTCCTATAGGGTTTTCCGGTGGTAAACGATGGGGAAGAAATGGCGGAAACACTGGATTAATGAGAGGTGGTAAACTTAGCTTCCACATGAACGGTTATACTCCAAAAGGATTTATGTTTGGTGGTGGTGCGCATGGAGGCACAAATCAATGGAACATCGGCGGTGGCAGGGGTCGTGGAATGTCGGATAGGGGTGTTTATTACCTcaataatggtatgtacacaggCTATGGACGAGACATAGGTTACGACGGATGGCAAAGCTACAGCGGTAGATTTGGAACTGGAGGACATGATAGATTCACAGGAGGTGGCTTCGGAATTAATCGAGGTCCATTTAACACCAACATGCAACATACTGGGTTTGGAATAAATAACGGTTTCCGTGGAAACCGTCAGTTTACAGGAAGGGGAATGAATGGCGGTTTTCCTAATTGGTCTTCTAGTACTTCTACTGCATTTAATAGGGGATCTACAACAGGATTCCAAGGCGGCTCTGGTGGAAGGCAAACGACGGGAGGCAAACAAAGCAATACTGGTATATTCAACTCAAACAATATCTTAACTAATCTACTTACATACAAAGCTCTGTCACAGATGTTAGATTCGGGAGCCGAAAAGGCGGAAGGTGGGTCCGGGGGCAACACCCTAATACTTAAAGCCCTTCTGGGTGGTTCACGAGGTAGTGGCTTTGGATCATCTGGGATGGGAGGTGGCGGTTCCTGGGGCTCAAGTGGTGGTAGTGGGGGTTCCGGTTCATCCGGTTCTTGGAGTTCCGGTATGAGCGGAAGTGGAAGTTCCGCCTTTGGATCAAGTGGTTGGTCATTCGGAAGAAAGCATGGTACATCTGGTGGTGGTGGAGGATCGTTTTCTTCTGGAGGATGGAATGCATCCGCGTATTCAGGTGATAATGATGACGACGATCGAAAATGA